The Roseicyclus marinus genome has a segment encoding these proteins:
- a CDS encoding ShlB/FhaC/HecB family hemolysin secretion/activation protein yields MSKTGITGLKAGTVLAAALALQLAALPMAQAQAQEQDTAAITLNGVTVYDGTALLLFAARVAAERHGTVTADQIAAIVQSIYAEDGYFLADVRATPDGRAIVVTEGVIASVSVEGTDPRTFDRLRGYFDPLIGQPAPDIHRFERAVLLADDLETIAVTAEIDASDPAGAHVRLVAIPEASSAGAITLDNPARAFGDALTLSFNQEYYAALQPGDLLRLSLSHTEGFDPEDRETMGSVTYRAPVGSGGGYVETYLANIAAQHDAFGTLQQTDRAGLTGIIAFGYPVLRSIDRYVYGLVELRGARTEVDVGARRFNSELYALSASWIDGQALADGGALEYALDLTYGQQVSVPAGLDAGDLTFWYLRAGLDFEIPLGFMPDASLRFDATAQFTTARLPAAEEYVLGGQEDLRGFPFAEAQGDSGLSFALSAGRDFRPATGAIQRIRPFVFVDAGRIWNNQPSASETTAISLASAGAGVEMQMDGNLYLRGHMGFPLTDGVTQRTSNPAIYLGLTRSW; encoded by the coding sequence ATGTCGAAAACCGGGATCACGGGTCTCAAGGCGGGCACTGTCCTCGCCGCCGCGCTCGCCCTCCAGCTTGCCGCACTGCCCATGGCGCAAGCCCAGGCTCAGGAACAGGATACCGCTGCCATCACGCTGAACGGCGTCACCGTCTATGACGGCACGGCCCTGTTGCTCTTTGCCGCCCGCGTCGCCGCCGAACGTCACGGGACGGTGACCGCCGATCAGATCGCGGCCATCGTGCAAAGCATCTATGCCGAAGATGGCTATTTCCTCGCCGATGTGCGCGCCACGCCCGATGGCCGCGCCATCGTGGTGACCGAAGGCGTCATCGCCTCCGTCAGTGTCGAGGGCACCGACCCCCGCACCTTCGACAGGCTGCGGGGCTATTTCGATCCCCTGATCGGCCAGCCTGCACCCGATATCCACCGTTTCGAACGCGCCGTTCTTCTGGCCGACGATCTCGAAACCATCGCGGTGACCGCCGAGATCGACGCCAGCGACCCCGCCGGGGCGCATGTGCGCCTCGTCGCCATCCCCGAGGCCAGCTCTGCCGGGGCCATCACCCTCGACAACCCGGCGCGCGCCTTCGGCGATGCGCTGACCCTCTCCTTCAATCAGGAATATTACGCGGCCCTCCAACCCGGCGATCTCCTGCGCCTGTCGCTCAGCCATACCGAAGGTTTCGATCCGGAAGACCGCGAAACCATGGGCTCCGTGACCTACCGCGCGCCGGTCGGCAGCGGCGGCGGCTATGTCGAAACCTATCTCGCCAATATCGCCGCCCAGCATGACGCCTTCGGCACGCTGCAACAGACTGACCGCGCCGGCCTGACCGGGATCATCGCCTTTGGCTATCCCGTCCTGCGCAGCATCGACCGCTACGTCTATGGGCTCGTGGAACTGCGCGGTGCCCGGACCGAGGTCGATGTCGGCGCGCGGCGCTTCAATTCCGAGCTTTACGCGCTCTCGGCCTCCTGGATCGACGGTCAGGCCCTGGCCGATGGCGGGGCGCTCGAATATGCGCTCGATCTGACCTACGGGCAGCAGGTTTCGGTTCCCGCCGGTCTGGATGCGGGCGATCTGACCTTCTGGTATCTGCGCGCGGGCCTCGATTTCGAAATCCCGTTGGGCTTCATGCCCGATGCCAGCCTGCGCTTTGACGCCACCGCCCAATTCACCACCGCACGCCTGCCCGCGGCCGAGGAATATGTCCTTGGCGGGCAAGAGGACCTGCGCGGCTTCCCCTTCGCCGAGGCGCAGGGCGACAGCGGCCTGTCCTTCGCGTTGTCGGCAGGGCGCGATTTCCGCCCCGCGACCGGCGCGATCCAGCGCATCCGTCCCTTCGTCTTCGTCGATGCAGGTCGGATCTGGAACAACCAGCCCTCCGCCTCCGAGACCACCGCGATCTCTCTCGCTTCTGCCGGGGCCGGGGTCGAGATGCAGATGGACGGCAATCTCTACCTTCG